AGGGCGACGTTGACCTCAGTGGGCAGGACGCCGGGGCCGATCAGCTCCCACTCGTGATCCCGCCAGGTGCTGGCCAGGCCCAGGGCCCGCCGGACGGCCGTGGCGACGGATTCCGGGCTGAAACCGAAGAGCTGCGCATTGACCGGCAGCGCGTCTTTGATCCGGCCCGCGAGGACGCTGGAGGGAGAATCCGCGGGCGAGCCTTCGATTGCGGCGTTGATGGCGTCCAGGGCCTCATCCGGCTCCAGGAAGAAATCCCCGCTGATGGAGACGCCCGCCAGTTTTCCGTCGCTCACCTCCAGGTCCGCGACGACCAGTTTTCCTCCGGGAACCTTGAACTCACCATGACGCTTCGGCATGTTCTCCAGCCTATCGCCCTGGGCTTGTGGGGTGACGCAGCCTGCCCGTTGACGCGGCTGGCCCGTTAACGCCGGAAGGGGCCACAGCCGAGCTGTGACCCCTTCCGGGAAGGCAAGGAGATTACTTCTTGCCGAAGCCCTTGAAGCGAGCGTTGAAGCGCTCCACGCGGCCGGCGGAGTCCATGATGCGCTGCTTGCCCGTGTAGAACGGGTGCGACTCAGAGGAAACTTCCACGTCGATGACGGGGTAGGTGTTGCCGTCTTCCCACTCGATGGTCTTCGAGGAGGTCGCGGTGGAACGGGTCAGGAACTTGACGCCGGAAGCCAGATCGTTGAAAACGATGGCCTGGTACTTCGGGTGGATATCAGACTTCATCTTGGGGCCTTTGTTCGCGCCACTGGATTTTGCCAGCAGCAGGGATGATTCGGTGGCCATGACGGCCAGCTGTCAACTCTACAGCATCGGCCCCTGCCCGGGCCAACCGGAGAGGTCAGTTGATGATCTCCGCGCGCTCGTCCGCTCGGATCGCCGCGAGCCGGTCGCGCCAGCCCTTCAGCGCCTCCGGGGTCAGGCGCGTCCAGTCGGTCACTTCGCCGAGAATCCGCAGGGGTTCCGTGCTGCGGTAAGACCGGGTGGGGTTGCCGGGGAACTTCTTGTCCGTGACGTTCGGATCGTTCTCGAACTCGCCGGTCGGCTCCACGAGATACACCCGCGGTTCACCCTCCCCTGCGGCGAGTTCGGCGGCCAGCCCGGCCCCGTCCCGCAGCGCAGTGAAGTAGATGTGGTTCATCACGATCTCCGGCTTGTAATTGGACCGGAACCCCGCTGTGAGAAGATCTCCGGCCTTCAGATCGGCCTTGGTGCCGTGGTAGAACGGCCCCTCATCC
The nucleotide sequence above comes from Arthrobacter woluwensis. Encoded proteins:
- a CDS encoding type B 50S ribosomal protein L31, with product MKSDIHPKYQAIVFNDLASGVKFLTRSTATSSKTIEWEDGNTYPVIDVEVSSESHPFYTGKQRIMDSAGRVERFNARFKGFGKK
- the arr gene encoding NAD(+)--rifampin ADP-ribosyltransferase; translation: MSEALDEGPFYHGTKADLKAGDLLTAGFRSNYKPEIVMNHIYFTALRDGAGLAAELAAGEGEPRVYLVEPTGEFENDPNVTDKKFPGNPTRSYRSTEPLRILGEVTDWTRLTPEALKGWRDRLAAIRADERAEIIN